CCCTTCCCTCTTAATATGGAAGCCCGTAAACGAGACAAGGACAAGAACAATACTgcacattaaatttaaaaatataaaaataataataaattttaaaataactacgcATTAAATTAGAATAACATGAcaaattctaataaaataagtttaattttattaacatacaataacttatttttttaattttgttttgtgcGTAAGCGGAATGCGACAGATAAAACGAACACGTATTAATTTTGCTAGATTCAACTATTTATAACctagtttaatattaaaatctgaaaaaaataagttatgaaaaatatatatataatttttttactatagaTAAAAGTTTGTTCCTGTTTGGGATCTCGCTGCGAAATTTTTTTTCGCGCGCGCGCGACTCCCAAAGCTCCGAAGCTCAGTTTCCCTGCACGTGACAGCACACGTGTCAGTacactttcttttcttttctttttttcgtttccctttcttatttttattattacaagGGTATTTAttattctgaattttttttattaagtaaaaagaaaagaaaaagcagACGCCTTTTTGCGGGTACCGGGTTCGGACAGCTTTGTGGTTAGCGGAAAAGAACCATTAGCGGGGGGCCCACCGCGTGACTCCCACGAGAAAAAGATCTGTCTTTTGGACTCCCACGTTCCGCTGCGGCCGCAGATTATTACTACATCCCGCCTATTTACCAGTAATTTTTTATAGGAAAAAACATTTAAATGTTACCTGAGTACTTGACCGATAATATAATAAACCATTTTGATTCACTCATATCAATTTTTTAAGAAttcttttttgtataaaaaattttctagctttgaaattttataaaagtaaatcgctattttaaattttataaattcaaattaaattttaaaaaaaatttgatcaagatatttttatttctttttctcttatttctctctctccaactctCATCGCTTCCTTTATCTCTTTCGCGGCTTTCGACAACGGTGACGAGGGCGGCGCCGCTTCCTCTTCTCTCGCCTGCCTTTGCCGGTGCCGGCACCGACGCGGGTGCCGAAGGAGGAGATTTCGGATCGAGCGCCGGTGAGGGTAGAGCAGACGTCCGTGATAAGGTCGTGACCAAAGCGGCGCTCGCTGTTGCCCGTGAGAGTGAGTACGAATACCGAATACGCGTCTGCGGTTCTCCAAcgagcaaaaaaaaatacaaaaaatttaaaaaaatttaaaataaaaaataaagaaaaattttgtttttcttcttaaaATATCATTATGTATCGTCTCGAAGCCACCCTTcctcgtctccctcctcacaTTCCTCCACTGCAAAGGGCGGTTTCTTCTCGTGGGCGGTTGAGTAGACGGGGGTAGAGAAGGGCGAGTAATAGCCGCTTTGAGACGATGATCGGATGATAAGTCTTTATGGTAAAGAGGCTAtatagtgcaactttcattcaaACAGTATTACTTTCgcccaaaaaatatattttttattttaaatagtacaattttcatctcaaagagtgcaacgttTATCTGTAACGGtgtaatttttttgaaacagtgcaattttatccTAACAGTGTAACTCCGCtgtcttcttttttattctctGGTTCATGATCTTTCCTGAAGGAACAACGATAAACAACGATCTTTCAAggagaaaaagatatttttatttttttcgcttCTTGAAGAAATGCTGGTGCATTTTTGTCCGCACCCTCACGGGCGATTGCGAGCACTGCTTCGGCCATGACCTCATCATGGCCGTCCACTCCCCCCTTGTCTACGCCCACTTCAAATTCTCCTTCTTCGGCATCGGCGTGGATGAGGTGGAGGAAGACGAGCGGTGGCGGAGGTGAATTCTCCTTCTCTCCATGACTAGaccttttttatttgtcttataattttttttattttttagcgaAAAGATTAACAAAATTTGTTAGATTATTAGAGGTTAAGAATGTAATATGTACATCTTATATAGAATggacataaaatattttctatctaaCTACGAAGATTGATTGCTATCCGAACACTAAAAAAttggatataaattttaggTATTATCTATTCAAGATCTAGTATTTTTACATTAGTTTCGTATgatattgaatttttattagccGATCTCTAGCATCTAATGTataatcaataataatttttttaattaaaaaattatgttattaaatttgtatttaaaaaaaaaaaatgatacataGATATATCTAAATGCAACTGGTGCtggtaattatttttaataacaaATCAAACTATTTGAAAAGTGAGGTAGTGAAAAAAGCCCAAGAGTCGTAGTTTAAGATATCTGCGCCCATGACAGATCGACGCGTTAGATGGATGTAACCAGTTTATACATCCGGACTCTGCATCGGATCCTCTGCAATGCCGCAACGATCCCCTGGTTCAAATGCTCAGAGTCGCAGTAAAAGAGGAACCCCAACAGTCCAATCGCGGTAGCGTACTCCGCCGGAACACTGTATTGAAGGTGTTATCTAAGCACCCCGCCCTTCATCAAACGACTACAATCTCTCGATCAAAGAGCTTATAGCCGTTCGATCCGATTGCCGTAATATTCGTGCGGTATTGTCACCGCTCGCACCGAGTCCCCTCGATAAAATCCCCCACCCCGGTCCCCTTCTCAATCGGCActgatcctctctctctctcactctctctttatctgtctctatctctctcctctctgtggtggtggtggtggtggtggtgtgtTTTGGTTAGGGGGgaaacgaagaagaagaagaggaagaagaagaagaagaagaagaagaagaaggggggtttgcggaggaggaggaagggtttgaggaggaggaggaggaggaggatggagGCGACGGCGATGGCGTGGACGGTGGGGGTGGTGGGGTTGGGGTTGCTGTACTGGTTCGTGTGGGTGATGGGGGCGGCGGAGGTGAAGGGGAAGCGCGCGGTGAACCTGAAGATGGGGTCGATCACGCGGGACAAGGTGAAGGACAAGTACACGCAGTACTGGTCCTTCTTCCGGCGCCCCAAGGAGACGGTGTCGGCGGCCGACAAGGTGCCGGCCTTCGTCGACACGTTCTACAACCTCGTCACCGACATCTACGAGTGGGGTTGGGGCCAGTCCTTCCACTTCTCCCCCTCCGTCCAGGGCAGCTCCCACCGCGACGCCACCCGCCTCCACGAGGAGCGCGTCGCCGAGCTCGTCCGCGCGGGCCCCGGCCAGCGCGTGCTCGACGTGGGGTGCGGCGTGGGCGGGCCCATGCGCGCCATCGCCGCGCGGTCGGGGGCCCACATCGTCGGCATCACCATCAACGAGTACCAGgtcgcccgcgcccgcgcccacAACCGCAAGGCCAGGCTCGACGCGCAGTGCGAGGTCGTGTGCGGCAACTTCCTCCAGATGCCCTTCCCGAACGCCTCCTTCGACGGCGCCTACTCCATCGAGGCCACCTGCCACGCCCCGCGCCTGCAGGACGTCTACGCCGAGGTGTTCCGCGTGCTCCGCCCGGGGGGGCTCTACGTCTCCTACGAGTGGGTCACCACCCCGCTCTACCGCGCCGCCGACCCCGACCACGTCGACACCATCCAAGGCATCGAGCGCGGCGACGCCCTCCCGGGCCTCCGCGCCCAGGACGAgatcgccgccatcgccgccgagGTCGGCTTCGAGGTGCTCCAGGAGAGGGACCTGGCGCTACCCCCCGCGGGGCCCTGGTGGACCCGCCTCAAGATGGGTCGCATCGCCTACTGGCGTAACCACATCGTCGTCTCCGTCCTCACCCTCCTCCGCATCGCCCCCAAGGGCGTCG
This genomic window from Ananas comosus cultivar F153 linkage group 3, ASM154086v1, whole genome shotgun sequence contains:
- the LOC109708252 gene encoding 24-methylenesterol C-methyltransferase 2-like, producing the protein MEATAMAWTVGVVGLGLLYWFVWVMGAAEVKGKRAVNLKMGSITRDKVKDKYTQYWSFFRRPKETVSAADKVPAFVDTFYNLVTDIYEWGWGQSFHFSPSVQGSSHRDATRLHEERVAELVRAGPGQRVLDVGCGVGGPMRAIAARSGAHIVGITINEYQVARARAHNRKARLDAQCEVVCGNFLQMPFPNASFDGAYSIEATCHAPRLQDVYAEVFRVLRPGGLYVSYEWVTTPLYRAADPDHVDTIQGIERGDALPGLRAQDEIAAIAAEVGFEVLQERDLALPPAGPWWTRLKMGRIAYWRNHIVVSVLTLLRIAPKGVVEVHEMLYETARHLTRGGETGIFTPMHMILCRKPLLPAPAPSPAPEDDANQ